From one Nodosilinea sp. FACHB-141 genomic stretch:
- a CDS encoding phycobiliprotein lyase — translation MPLSTDVARILAEPLVQAFFQDTAGDWRSERRYYTLKSGETQEVVSQITIEFLEAGADQLLELADLHQLDPQKPLICGTTVTWESEYVGTGKKPVAGSTIFGVRGTTLYRDRGFATSKPVTAQYHFTDSRTLVLKTQYNDSSFEEELRLIGQRYRTRQTVISRAGEQIMIGQYLETRL, via the coding sequence ATGCCCCTCTCCACTGATGTTGCCCGCATTTTGGCTGAACCTTTGGTGCAGGCCTTTTTTCAAGACACTGCCGGAGACTGGCGCTCGGAGCGTCGCTACTACACCCTTAAGAGTGGCGAAACTCAGGAAGTGGTCAGCCAGATCACGATTGAATTTCTGGAGGCTGGTGCAGATCAGCTTCTGGAACTTGCCGATTTACACCAGCTCGATCCTCAAAAGCCATTAATCTGCGGCACCACCGTCACCTGGGAAAGCGAGTACGTAGGCACCGGCAAAAAGCCGGTGGCGGGCAGCACCATTTTTGGGGTGCGCGGGACGACCTTGTATCGCGATCGCGGCTTTGCCACCTCTAAACCTGTCACCGCCCAATACCACTTCACCGACAGCCGCACCCTGGTGCTCAAAACCCAGTACAACGACTCTTCTTTTGAAGAGGAACTGCGGCTAATCGGCCAGCGCTACCGCACCCGCCAAACGGTGATTTCCCGCGCTGGAGAACAGATTATGATTGGGCAATACCTGGAAACTCGCCTTTGA
- a CDS encoding cyclase family protein, whose protein sequence is MLIDLSHTVEHGMITYEGIPGPIICDFLSREASQAHYAKGTTFHIGKIEMAANTGTYIDSPFHRYAEGKDLSELPLESIADVDGLLFRADLAQRAIGPELFAGAAVQGKAVLVHTGWSQHWRTAQYFKGHPFLTAAAAEWLQAAGARLVGIDSLNIDDTSDGHRPVHSILLGADIPIVEHMCNLESLPESGFKLHAVPVKVQNFGTFPVRVYAVT, encoded by the coding sequence ATGCTAATCGATCTGAGCCACACCGTAGAGCACGGCATGATTACCTATGAAGGTATTCCTGGCCCCATCATTTGCGATTTTCTCAGCCGAGAAGCCTCGCAGGCCCACTACGCCAAAGGCACCACTTTCCACATTGGCAAAATCGAAATGGCGGCCAACACCGGTACGTACATCGATTCGCCCTTTCATCGCTACGCCGAGGGCAAAGATTTATCAGAACTGCCTTTAGAATCCATCGCCGATGTCGATGGGCTACTGTTTCGGGCTGACCTAGCGCAACGGGCGATCGGCCCAGAGTTGTTTGCAGGGGCAGCGGTTCAGGGCAAAGCTGTACTTGTACATACCGGGTGGTCTCAGCACTGGCGTACGGCTCAGTACTTCAAAGGGCATCCCTTTTTAACCGCAGCAGCGGCAGAATGGCTCCAAGCTGCTGGCGCTCGATTGGTGGGCATTGACTCGCTCAATATTGACGACACTAGCGATGGCCATCGCCCTGTGCATTCAATTTTGCTGGGTGCAGATATTCCCATCGTTGAGCACATGTGCAACCTCGAAAGTCTTCCCGAGTCGGGATTTAAGCTACACGCCGTGCCCGTTAAGGTCCAGAACTTTGGCACGTTTCCCGTGCGGGTTTACGCAGTTACTTAA
- a CDS encoding two-component regulator propeller domain-containing protein produces the protein MLSLLILSSLTLSPGSFHQPSLTLGETAPRLSPLADAHRSLAPAIAQAPLTSDYRVTALQPDFTGDLWVGSWAGLSRINPETGQVLQRVRMPSRTLESLAQDRVGRIWVGTYDGLVRVDPRTNVITAQNFTLPSNRVLSMLVDSRGFLWAGTDRGLVMISPDRGLLMTTVQRLPGVSANALALDGNNNLWVGTLSGLVQINTANAFPVREVSDLPGGAVQSLTLGPEGNLWVGTASSLLVVDPVRSELVRSVGTMRDKNVQTVEFDQAGNVWVGTTTGLFKIKPDSGELLGQVPSLPSGRILSLSPNTGNKIWVGTSEGLGWVSLTTGDGNPHWGLVSPTVVQTR, from the coding sequence ATGTTAAGCCTGCTGATTCTATCGTCGCTAACGCTGTCACCGGGAAGTTTTCATCAGCCATCCCTTACCCTCGGGGAAACCGCTCCGCGTCTATCACCCCTCGCCGACGCCCACCGCTCCCTAGCCCCTGCGATCGCTCAAGCTCCCCTCACCAGCGACTATCGCGTCACCGCTCTACAGCCCGACTTTACTGGCGACCTCTGGGTTGGCTCCTGGGCAGGGTTATCTCGCATCAATCCCGAAACCGGGCAAGTACTGCAACGGGTTAGAATGCCCAGCCGCACCCTAGAGTCTCTAGCCCAAGACCGGGTCGGGCGGATCTGGGTGGGCACCTATGACGGCCTAGTACGGGTCGACCCACGCACTAACGTCATTACCGCTCAAAACTTCACCCTGCCTTCTAACCGGGTGCTGTCGATGTTGGTAGACAGCCGCGGCTTTCTCTGGGCCGGTACCGATCGCGGCCTAGTTATGATCAGTCCCGATCGCGGCCTGCTCATGACCACCGTGCAGCGCCTGCCGGGGGTCAGCGCCAACGCCCTCGCCCTCGACGGCAACAACAACCTTTGGGTTGGCACCCTCAGCGGCCTAGTACAGATCAATACCGCCAATGCCTTCCCCGTTCGCGAAGTCAGCGACCTGCCCGGCGGCGCGGTGCAGTCGCTCACCCTCGGCCCTGAAGGAAATCTCTGGGTTGGTACAGCCAGCAGTCTTTTGGTCGTAGACCCGGTGCGGTCTGAGCTGGTGCGATCGGTGGGGACAATGCGCGACAAAAACGTGCAAACGGTCGAGTTTGACCAGGCCGGAAATGTTTGGGTGGGCACCACCACAGGTCTATTTAAGATCAAGCCCGACAGCGGCGAACTGCTGGGTCAGGTGCCGTCTCTGCCCTCCGGGCGCATTCTGTCACTGTCGCCCAACACAGGCAACAAGATCTGGGTGGGCACCAGCGAAGGGCTAGGCTGGGTCAGCCTAACCACGGGCGACGGTAACCCTCACTGGGGCTTGGTGAGCCCTACCGTCGTTCAAACCCGCTAA
- a CDS encoding form I ribulose bisphosphate carboxylase large subunit, with protein MSYSQTTTQSKAGYSAGVKDYKLTYYTPDYTPKDTDILAAFRMTPQPGVPPEECAAAVAAESSTGTWTTVWTDLLTDMDRYKGRCYDIEPVPGEDNQYICYVAYPLDLFEEGSVTNLLTSLVGNVFGFKALRALRLEDLRIPVAYLKTFQGPPHGIQVERDRLNKYGRPLLGCTIKPKLGLSAKNYGRAVYECLRGGLDFTKDDENINSQPFQRWRDRFLFVADAIHKSQAETGEIKGHYLNVTAATCEEMIKRAEYAKELDMPIIMHDFLTGGFTANTSLAHWCRDNGVLLHIHRAMHAVIDRQKNHGIHFRVLAKCLRMSGGDHIHTGTVVGKLEGDRAGTLGFVDLLRENYIEQDKSRGIYFTQDWASMGGVMAVASGGIHVWHMPALVEIFGDDSVLQFGGGTLGHPWGNAPGATANRVALEACVQARNEGRDLAREGGDIIREACKWSPELAAACELWKEIKFEFDTVDTI; from the coding sequence ATGTCTTACTCTCAGACGACGACTCAATCAAAAGCTGGATACAGCGCCGGGGTTAAGGACTACAAACTGACCTACTACACCCCGGATTACACGCCTAAGGATACCGATATCCTGGCGGCGTTCCGGATGACTCCCCAGCCCGGCGTACCGCCCGAAGAGTGCGCTGCTGCTGTGGCTGCTGAATCTTCCACCGGTACCTGGACTACGGTGTGGACCGACCTGCTGACCGACATGGATCGGTACAAGGGTCGTTGCTACGACATCGAGCCCGTGCCCGGTGAAGACAACCAGTACATCTGCTACGTGGCTTACCCCCTCGACCTGTTTGAGGAAGGCTCGGTTACCAACCTACTGACCTCCCTAGTCGGTAACGTGTTTGGCTTTAAAGCCCTGCGCGCCCTGCGTCTCGAAGACCTGCGCATTCCCGTGGCCTATTTGAAGACCTTCCAAGGTCCTCCCCACGGTATTCAGGTAGAGCGCGATCGCCTCAACAAGTACGGTCGTCCCCTGCTAGGCTGCACCATTAAGCCCAAGTTGGGTCTGTCGGCGAAGAACTACGGCCGCGCCGTGTATGAGTGCCTGCGCGGTGGTCTCGACTTCACCAAGGATGACGAGAACATCAACTCCCAGCCCTTCCAGCGCTGGCGCGATCGCTTCTTGTTTGTGGCCGACGCCATTCACAAGTCCCAGGCTGAAACCGGTGAAATCAAGGGTCACTACCTGAACGTCACCGCCGCCACCTGCGAAGAGATGATCAAGCGGGCCGAGTACGCCAAAGAACTCGACATGCCCATCATCATGCACGACTTCTTAACCGGTGGCTTTACCGCCAACACCAGCCTGGCTCACTGGTGCCGCGATAATGGTGTGCTGCTGCACATTCACCGCGCCATGCACGCTGTGATCGACCGCCAGAAGAACCACGGTATCCACTTCCGCGTACTGGCCAAGTGCCTGCGTATGTCCGGTGGTGACCACATCCACACCGGTACCGTTGTGGGCAAGCTAGAGGGCGATCGCGCCGGCACCCTGGGCTTCGTTGACCTGCTGCGCGAAAACTACATCGAGCAAGATAAGTCTCGCGGTATCTACTTCACCCAAGACTGGGCTTCCATGGGCGGCGTCATGGCTGTGGCCTCCGGTGGTATCCACGTGTGGCACATGCCCGCGCTGGTGGAAATCTTCGGCGACGACTCCGTGCTGCAGTTTGGTGGTGGTACTCTGGGCCACCCCTGGGGTAACGCGCCGGGTGCTACCGCTAACCGCGTAGCTCTAGAAGCTTGCGTTCAGGCCCGTAACGAAGGCCGTGACCTGGCCCGCGAAGGTGGCGACATCATCCGCGAAGCCTGCAAGTGGTCGCCCGAACTGGCTGCCGCCTGCGAACTGTGGAAGGAAATCAAGTTCGAGTTCGACACCGTTGACACCATCTAA
- the rcbX gene encoding RuBisCO chaperone RbcX — protein sequence MDLKQAAKDTAKVLTSYLTFQAVKTVLDQLKETNPSRAYWLNAFSTKEALQDGEAYLSALLEESADLAIRVMTVRQHIAEGICEFLPEMVVTSIQQANMEHRRQHLERITQLGAAEHAVDSEFVEDTDVPQESTADSDPSPE from the coding sequence ATGGACCTTAAGCAAGCGGCTAAAGACACTGCTAAGGTGCTCACTAGCTATCTGACTTTTCAGGCCGTGAAAACGGTGCTGGATCAGCTCAAGGAAACCAACCCCTCCCGTGCCTATTGGCTCAACGCTTTCTCAACCAAAGAAGCGCTCCAGGATGGTGAAGCCTACCTGAGCGCCCTGCTGGAAGAAAGCGCAGACCTGGCGATTCGGGTGATGACCGTGCGGCAGCACATTGCAGAAGGTATCTGCGAGTTTTTGCCCGAAATGGTAGTCACCAGTATTCAGCAGGCCAATATGGAACACCGCCGCCAGCATTTAGAGCGCATTACCCAGCTCGGAGCTGCCGAACACGCCGTAGATTCAGAATTTGTTGAGGACACTGATGTCCCGCAAGAATCCACGGCTGACAGCGACCCCTCCCCTGAGTAG
- a CDS encoding ribulose bisphosphate carboxylase small subunit, whose product MKTLPKERRFETMSYLPPLTDAQIERQIAYILKQGYFPAIEFNEASNPEEYYWTMWKLPLFNANSTQEVLSEVQACRSEYSNCYIRVVGFDNVKQCQIASFIVHKPGATNSGYRY is encoded by the coding sequence ATGAAAACTCTGCCCAAAGAGCGTCGTTTTGAAACGATGTCTTACCTGCCCCCGCTCACCGATGCCCAAATCGAGCGGCAAATTGCCTACATCCTGAAGCAGGGCTATTTCCCCGCCATTGAGTTCAACGAAGCCTCGAACCCCGAGGAGTACTACTGGACCATGTGGAAGCTGCCCCTGTTCAACGCCAATTCTACTCAAGAAGTGCTGAGCGAAGTGCAGGCCTGCCGTTCTGAGTACTCCAACTGCTACATCCGCGTAGTGGGCTTTGACAACGTCAAGCAGTGCCAGATCGCTAGCTTCATCGTGCACAAGCCCGGTGCTACCAACAGCGGCTACCGCTACTAA
- a CDS encoding Uma2 family endonuclease, giving the protein MVQASSQPYMSLQEFLAWLPETGRYELHDGVVVEVQPTGAHEQVVGLLNRKFNVLLEQENLNYFIPNTVLVQPWAMRVAISQTCLLVDTAALAQEPLWRRESVITLASSIKLLVEVVSTNWPDNYARKFEDYEAMGICEYWIVDYLGLGGRRYIGNPKQPTITICRWANGVYETQLFRQQDNIVSPGFPNLRLMANEIFEAGQ; this is encoded by the coding sequence ATGGTTCAGGCGTCATCTCAGCCGTACATGAGCTTGCAGGAGTTTTTGGCCTGGTTGCCAGAAACCGGACGCTACGAGCTGCACGATGGAGTGGTAGTTGAAGTGCAGCCGACGGGGGCACATGAGCAAGTAGTAGGTTTATTGAACCGCAAGTTTAATGTTCTCCTAGAGCAGGAAAACCTCAACTATTTCATCCCCAATACAGTACTGGTGCAGCCTTGGGCTATGAGAGTGGCTATAAGCCAGACGTGCCTATTGGTGGATACCGCCGCGCTGGCCCAAGAGCCTCTGTGGAGGCGGGAATCGGTGATTACCCTAGCCAGTTCGATCAAGCTCTTAGTGGAAGTTGTCTCAACCAACTGGCCCGATAATTACGCCCGTAAGTTTGAAGACTACGAAGCCATGGGCATCTGTGAATACTGGATTGTGGACTACCTGGGCCTGGGCGGCCGCCGCTACATTGGCAATCCTAAGCAACCGACCATCACTATTTGCCGCTGGGCTAATGGCGTCTACGAAACTCAGCTTTTTCGCCAGCAAGACAATATTGTCTCGCCAGGGTTTCCGAATTTGCGGCTAATGGCCAACGAGATCTTCGAAGCCGGCCAGTAG
- a CDS encoding histidine phosphatase family protein produces MKGVEPIKPTLKVPALTAPQNLATDLTTPSEPATVWQHLQQADKQLYVVLLRHALAPGTGDPANFRLGDCTTQRNLSTEGQDQARRIGAAFRQRDIAVVQVLSSQWCRSLDTATLIDLGPVEPFEPLNSFFSDRSPTAAQTAQIRDYLRRQPDRGVIVMVTHQVNITALTGVVPGSGQAVVVTLDEGGNLVQVGLLDVGK; encoded by the coding sequence ATGAAGGGCGTTGAACCAATAAAACCGACCCTGAAAGTACCTGCCCTAACGGCACCTCAAAATCTCGCTACAGACCTAACAACGCCTTCCGAGCCCGCCACTGTCTGGCAGCACCTCCAGCAAGCTGATAAGCAACTCTATGTAGTGCTACTGCGCCATGCCCTAGCTCCAGGCACAGGTGACCCGGCTAACTTCCGTCTGGGTGACTGTACGACCCAGCGCAATTTATCTACTGAGGGGCAAGACCAGGCGCGGCGCATTGGGGCAGCGTTTCGACAGCGAGACATTGCTGTGGTGCAGGTCTTGTCTAGCCAGTGGTGCCGATCGCTCGACACCGCTACGCTGATAGATCTAGGGCCAGTGGAACCGTTTGAGCCGTTGAACTCATTCTTTAGCGATCGTAGCCCTACCGCCGCGCAAACTGCCCAAATTCGCGACTATCTGCGCCGCCAGCCCGACCGGGGCGTCATTGTGATGGTTACTCATCAGGTCAACATCACAGCGCTGACTGGGGTGGTACCCGGCTCTGGGCAGGCCGTTGTGGTGACTCTCGATGAGGGAGGAAATTTAGTGCAGGTAGGGTTGTTGGACGTAGGGAAGTAG
- a CDS encoding photosystem II manganese-stabilizing polypeptide, with product MRYRALLVAFLAICLSVLTACSEAPSATSSVPLTYDQIRNTGLANKCPQLSEMTRGSIALDSGKTYELVGMCIEPTAYFVKEEASKRQEATYVPGKVLTRYTSSLDQVRGDLTVDSDGSLLFSETGGMDFQAITVQLPGGQQEPFLFTVKGLTAKSQPGQSALNSSIDFEGDYSVPSYRTSNFLDPKGRGLATGYDSAVALPGSGDSEEYEKENVKSFDVGQGHISLRVSKIDSATGEIGGTFEAEQPSDTDMGTAEPVDIKVQGVFYARLEEV from the coding sequence ATGAGGTATCGCGCCCTCTTAGTTGCGTTCTTGGCCATCTGCCTGAGTGTACTGACAGCCTGTAGCGAAGCGCCCAGTGCCACCAGTAGTGTGCCGCTAACCTATGACCAAATTCGTAACACTGGCCTGGCCAACAAGTGCCCCCAGCTTTCAGAAATGACCCGAGGCAGCATTGCCCTCGACAGTGGCAAAACCTATGAACTTGTAGGCATGTGCATTGAGCCCACCGCTTACTTTGTGAAGGAAGAAGCCTCCAAGCGCCAAGAGGCGACCTATGTGCCCGGTAAGGTGCTAACCCGCTACACCTCGAGCCTAGACCAGGTACGCGGCGATCTGACTGTAGATTCTGACGGTAGTCTGCTGTTCTCTGAGACCGGCGGCATGGATTTCCAGGCCATTACCGTTCAGCTTCCCGGTGGTCAGCAAGAGCCTTTCCTGTTTACCGTCAAGGGTTTGACTGCTAAGTCCCAACCGGGGCAAAGCGCTCTAAACAGCTCCATCGACTTTGAGGGTGACTATTCAGTGCCCTCCTACCGCACCTCTAACTTCCTCGACCCCAAGGGCCGCGGTCTGGCCACTGGCTATGACAGCGCTGTAGCGCTACCTGGCAGCGGCGACAGCGAAGAGTATGAGAAGGAAAATGTAAAATCCTTTGACGTCGGTCAGGGTCATATCTCCCTGCGGGTGTCTAAGATCGACAGCGCCACTGGCGAGATTGGCGGCACCTTTGAAGCAGAGCAGCCCTCTGATACCGACATGGGCACTGCTGAGCCAGTAGACATCAAGGTTCAGGGCGTTTTCTACGCCCGTCTTGAGGAAGTCTAA
- a CDS encoding antibiotic biosynthesis monooxygenase, whose translation MEEPQPQSGPVTLVISEVVEPSKVDAYEAWTKGINHDARQFEGFLGVEIIRPRDHTHPEYVVIIKFESYDRLRRWLISPTYRAWMDQSYGLIAARSQQQLPSGLELWFTLPKARLGMTAPLPSPPYYKQVVLGVLAVYPLILLANRLLGPLLGGLPPLLGLLISVIFVSALLTYPVMPWLSKSLEFWLYPTGRR comes from the coding sequence ATGGAAGAGCCACAACCGCAGTCTGGCCCGGTTACTCTGGTGATCTCAGAGGTGGTTGAACCTAGCAAGGTCGATGCCTACGAAGCTTGGACAAAAGGCATTAACCACGATGCTAGGCAGTTTGAAGGCTTTTTAGGGGTTGAGATTATTCGCCCCCGCGACCACACCCACCCCGAGTATGTGGTGATTATCAAGTTCGAGAGCTACGATCGCCTGCGCCGCTGGCTAATATCGCCTACCTACCGCGCCTGGATGGATCAATCCTATGGACTGATTGCGGCGCGATCGCAGCAGCAGCTTCCCAGCGGCCTAGAGCTATGGTTTACGCTGCCCAAAGCGCGCCTTGGCATGACAGCGCCACTGCCCTCGCCGCCTTACTACAAACAGGTGGTGCTAGGTGTCTTAGCGGTTTACCCGCTAATTTTGCTAGCTAATCGACTGCTGGGACCGCTGCTGGGGGGGCTGCCGCCACTGCTGGGCCTGCTCATTTCGGTGATTTTTGTCTCAGCTTTGCTGACTTATCCCGTAATGCCGTGGCTCAGTAAAAGCTTAGAGTTTTGGCTGTATCCCACAGGACGAAGGTAG
- a CDS encoding DUF4334 domain-containing protein: MKTFSEATAIGKATTAEALDIFDSLEPVAVSDMIGSWRGSSFPTDHPLDGALEAYHWHGKRFETTEHVHPLVFKTADGDTASVNPTWMLPLVGWIDRLPIPKSEAVGNIFQASLFLFSTNQSCARLRPVTYRGKETATMIYDSLPINDIFRKVDDRTVLGLMDLKGMECPFFFVLQRD; encoded by the coding sequence ATGAAAACATTTTCCGAAGCTACTGCCATTGGTAAAGCAACCACTGCTGAGGCCCTAGATATTTTTGACAGTCTTGAGCCCGTTGCTGTCAGTGACATGATTGGCTCATGGCGAGGGTCAAGCTTTCCTACTGATCATCCTCTCGATGGTGCTCTCGAAGCCTATCACTGGCACGGCAAACGGTTTGAGACCACAGAGCACGTTCACCCGCTTGTCTTTAAGACTGCAGATGGCGACACAGCCAGCGTCAATCCAACTTGGATGTTGCCACTAGTTGGCTGGATTGATCGATTGCCAATTCCAAAGTCAGAGGCTGTAGGCAATATTTTTCAGGCTAGCCTTTTTTTGTTTTCTACCAATCAATCCTGTGCGCGGCTTCGCCCAGTCACCTATCGGGGTAAGGAGACCGCAACGATGATTTACGACAGCCTCCCAATCAACGATATCTTTCGCAAGGTGGATGATCGCACGGTGCTAGGCCTAATGGATTTGAAGGGTATGGAATGCCCGTTCTTTTTCGTGTTGCAGCGGGATTGA
- a CDS encoding GDSL-type esterase/lipase family protein codes for MSKTFKAKLMSLSFSGLLLLTACNNPQLPAIDQSGTNTLSETSETLSEDANNLRRGSGTQIIALGDSITAGFGIGPQAAYPNLLSQTLDLPIVNQGRSGDTTEAALNRLQQDVIEADPWLVIVGLGGNDYLRQVPPAQTEANLRQIVTRLQQAGAIVVILGMDISSFNSGYEGLYQRVANDTQAHLIPGILEGLNDPRYLYDQIHPNQAGQRILADRIAEGLQPLLQDATLPPNLSN; via the coding sequence ATGAGCAAGACGTTTAAAGCCAAGTTAATGAGTCTAAGCTTTAGCGGGTTGCTACTTCTGACCGCGTGCAATAACCCTCAATTACCCGCTATCGACCAATCTGGTACCAATACTCTCAGCGAAACCAGCGAAACTTTGAGCGAAGATGCCAACAACCTGCGCCGGGGCAGCGGAACGCAAATCATCGCGCTAGGCGATAGCATCACAGCGGGGTTTGGCATTGGTCCTCAGGCCGCTTACCCAAACTTGCTCAGCCAAACCTTAGACTTACCCATTGTCAACCAAGGCAGAAGTGGCGACACCACGGAAGCCGCGCTAAATCGTTTACAGCAAGATGTCATAGAAGCTGATCCTTGGTTAGTCATTGTCGGGCTAGGCGGCAACGACTACCTCAGGCAAGTTCCACCTGCCCAAACCGAGGCAAACCTGCGGCAAATTGTGACCCGCCTGCAACAAGCAGGAGCCATTGTAGTGATATTAGGTATGGATATCAGCTCTTTTAATAGCGGCTACGAAGGGTTGTATCAACGAGTAGCAAATGATACTCAAGCCCACCTTATTCCTGGAATTTTAGAAGGTCTAAACGATCCGCGTTATCTATACGATCAAATTCATCCTAACCAAGCCGGGCAGAGGATTTTAGCAGATCGCATTGCTGAAGGATTGCAGCCACTTTTACAGGACGCGACACTGCCTCCCAATTTATCTAATTAG